One Pseudomonas brassicacearum genomic region harbors:
- a CDS encoding secretin N-terminal domain-containing protein, whose translation MPLRTFLATLLLGCSLSVMAATEIVPLNYRTSADLLPVAQNFIGKDGQVSAYGNQLIVNAEPGKIEELRQFLAQLDTAPKRLLITVDTNENNLQGDQGYSINGAAPSQTRIINRSTASREGGVQQVQASEGQPALIQVGQSVPFTSNQTDSYGRMQSQTEYRNVTQGFYVTASVTGETVHLSISTNRDRMSQERPDVVNVQSTDTSVSGRLGEWITLAGVNRQNQADKQGLTRSYSTQGRDDMILRVKVDTLN comes from the coding sequence ATGCCTCTACGCACCTTCCTGGCCACCCTGCTACTTGGCTGCAGCCTGTCGGTCATGGCCGCCACGGAGATTGTGCCGCTGAACTACCGTACCAGCGCCGACCTGCTGCCGGTGGCGCAGAATTTCATTGGCAAGGACGGCCAGGTCAGCGCCTACGGCAACCAACTGATCGTCAACGCCGAGCCCGGCAAAATCGAAGAACTCCGGCAATTCCTCGCCCAATTGGACACCGCCCCCAAGCGCTTGCTGATCACCGTCGATACCAATGAAAACAACCTGCAGGGCGACCAGGGTTACTCCATCAACGGCGCCGCCCCCAGCCAGACCCGCATCATCAACCGCAGCACCGCCAGCCGTGAAGGCGGTGTGCAGCAGGTGCAAGCCAGCGAAGGCCAGCCGGCATTGATCCAGGTGGGCCAGAGCGTGCCCTTCACCAGCAACCAGACCGACAGCTACGGCCGCATGCAGAGCCAGACCGAATACCGCAACGTCACCCAGGGTTTTTATGTCACGGCCAGCGTCACCGGCGAGACCGTTCATCTGAGTATCAGCACCAATCGTGACCGCATGAGCCAGGAACGTCCCGATGTAGTGAACGTTCAGAGTACCGACACAAGCGTCAGTGGCCGCCTGGGTGAATGGATCACCCTGGCCGGCGTGAATCGTCAGAATCAGGCCGACAAACAAGGCCTGACCCGCAGCTACT
- a CDS encoding GNAT family N-acetyltransferase: MNKIHVRVADWQKDNAEIRRIRETVFIAEQSVPPELEWDADDQGAVHFLAFEGDFPIGTARLLTDGHVGRVSVLKDWRGLKVGDALMHAVIAEAEKRGLKQQMLSAQVHATPFYERLGFAVVSEEFLEAGIPHVDMVRHSA, translated from the coding sequence ATGAATAAAATCCACGTTCGTGTCGCAGACTGGCAAAAGGATAACGCCGAGATCCGGCGCATTCGTGAGACCGTGTTCATTGCCGAACAATCCGTGCCGCCCGAGTTGGAATGGGACGCCGATGACCAAGGCGCCGTGCACTTCCTGGCGTTTGAAGGCGACTTTCCCATCGGCACCGCTCGCCTGCTGACCGACGGCCATGTCGGCCGTGTCTCGGTCCTCAAGGACTGGCGTGGCCTGAAGGTCGGCGATGCGCTGATGCATGCGGTGATCGCCGAAGCCGAGAAGCGTGGGCTCAAGCAACAGATGCTCAGCGCCCAGGTGCATGCCACGCCGTTCTATGAGCGGCTGGGTTTTGCAGTGGTCAGCGAGGAGTTCCTGGAAGCCGGGATTCCCCATGTGGACATGGTGCGGCATTCGGCCTGA
- a CDS encoding cupin domain-containing protein: MNPDIPLQLLGGITAREFLRDYWQKKPLLIRQAIPDFESPLDADELAGLALEEEVESRLVIEHGETPWEMRRGPFAEDEFSKLPEREWTLLVQAVDQFVPEVGELLEHFRFLPSWRIDDVMISFAAPGGSVGPHFDNYDVFLLQGHGKRNWKIGQMCDSQSPLLEHADLRILADFETTDEWILEPGDMLYLPPRLAHCGVAVDDCMTYSVGFRAPSAAEVLTHFTDFLSQFLPDEERYTDADARPVADPHQIQHDALDRLKGLLAEHMSDERLLLTWFGQFMTEPRYPELVVGPEMEDDELLAGLEQGAVIIRNPSARLAWSEVDDDLLLFASGQSRYLPGKLRELLKMICAADALHSENLGPWLADEDGRSLICELVKQGSLGFADE; encoded by the coding sequence ATGAATCCTGATATTCCTCTGCAACTCCTCGGCGGCATCACGGCACGGGAGTTCCTGCGCGACTACTGGCAGAAAAAACCGTTGCTGATCCGTCAGGCGATCCCTGATTTCGAAAGCCCTCTCGACGCCGATGAACTGGCCGGCCTGGCGCTGGAAGAAGAAGTCGAATCGCGCCTGGTGATCGAGCACGGCGAGACCCCTTGGGAAATGCGTCGCGGCCCGTTCGCCGAAGACGAATTCAGCAAACTGCCGGAACGCGAATGGACCCTGCTGGTGCAGGCCGTCGACCAGTTCGTACCCGAGGTTGGCGAACTGCTGGAACACTTCCGCTTCCTGCCAAGCTGGCGCATCGACGATGTGATGATCAGCTTCGCCGCTCCGGGTGGCAGCGTCGGTCCGCATTTCGATAACTATGACGTGTTCCTGCTGCAGGGCCATGGCAAGCGCAACTGGAAAATCGGCCAGATGTGCGACTCCCAGAGCCCGCTGCTCGAGCATGCCGATCTGCGCATCCTCGCCGACTTCGAGACCACCGACGAGTGGATCCTGGAACCGGGCGACATGCTTTACCTGCCACCGCGCCTGGCCCACTGCGGCGTCGCCGTGGATGACTGCATGACTTACTCGGTGGGCTTCCGTGCACCGAGCGCGGCCGAAGTGCTGACCCACTTCACCGACTTCCTCAGCCAGTTCCTGCCGGACGAAGAACGCTACACCGACGCCGACGCGCGCCCGGTTGCCGACCCGCACCAGATCCAGCACGACGCCCTCGACCGTCTCAAGGGCCTGCTGGCCGAGCACATGAGCGACGAGCGCTTGCTGCTGACCTGGTTCGGCCAGTTCATGACCGAGCCGCGTTACCCGGAACTGGTGGTAGGTCCGGAAATGGAAGATGACGAGCTGTTGGCCGGCCTGGAGCAAGGCGCGGTGATCATCCGCAACCCAAGCGCCCGCCTGGCCTGGTCGGAAGTCGACGACGACCTGCTGCTGTTCGCCAGCGGCCAGAGCCGTTATCTGCCGGGCAAGCTGCGCGAACTGCTGAAAATGATCTGCGCCGCCGACGCCCTGCACAGCGAAAACCTCGGCCCGTGGCTGGCCGACGAAGATGGTCGCAGCCTGATCTGCGAGCTGGTCAAGCAAGGCAGCCTGGGGTTCGCCGATGAATAA
- the purB gene encoding adenylosuccinate lyase, which translates to MQLSSLTAVSPVDGRYAGKTQALRPIFSEYGLIRARVLVEVRWLQRLAAHPAIGEVPAFSAEANAVLNALAENFVLEHAERVKEIERTTNHDVKAIEYLLKEQAAKLPELANVSEFIHFACTSEDINNLSHALMLREGRDEVMLPLMRQTAQAIRELAIRFADVPMLSRTHGQPASPTTLGKELANVVYRLERQIAQVAAVPLLGKINGAVGNYNAHLSAYPDIDWEANARAFIEDELGLSFNPYTTQIEPHDYIAELFDAIARFNTILIDFDRDIWGYISLGYFKQRTIAGEIGSSTMPHKVNPIDFENSEGNLGIANALFQHLASKLPISRWQRDLTDSTVLRNLGVGFAHSVIAYEASLKGISKLELNEQKIAADLDACWEVLAEPIQTVMRRYNIENPYEKLKELTRGKGISPEALQTFIDGLDMPAQARAELKKLTPANYIGNAAAQAKRI; encoded by the coding sequence ATGCAGCTCTCTTCGCTCACTGCGGTTTCCCCTGTTGACGGCCGCTACGCCGGCAAAACCCAGGCCCTGCGCCCGATTTTCAGCGAGTACGGCCTGATCCGTGCCCGCGTCCTGGTTGAAGTGCGCTGGCTCCAGCGCCTGGCCGCCCACCCTGCCATCGGCGAAGTCCCGGCGTTTTCCGCCGAAGCCAACGCGGTGCTGAACGCCCTGGCCGAAAACTTCGTGCTGGAGCACGCCGAGCGCGTCAAAGAAATCGAGCGCACCACCAACCACGACGTCAAGGCCATCGAATACCTGCTCAAGGAGCAGGCGGCCAAGCTGCCGGAACTGGCCAACGTCAGCGAGTTCATCCACTTCGCCTGCACCAGCGAGGACATCAACAACCTGTCCCACGCCCTGATGCTGCGCGAAGGCCGTGATGAGGTGATGCTGCCGCTGATGCGCCAGACCGCCCAGGCCATCCGTGAGCTGGCGATCCGCTTCGCCGACGTCCCGATGCTGTCGCGCACCCACGGTCAACCGGCTTCGCCGACCACCCTGGGCAAGGAACTGGCAAACGTCGTGTACCGCCTGGAGCGCCAGATCGCGCAAGTCGCCGCCGTGCCGCTGCTGGGCAAGATCAACGGCGCCGTGGGCAACTACAACGCGCACCTGTCGGCCTATCCGGACATCGACTGGGAAGCCAATGCCCGCGCCTTCATCGAAGACGAGCTGGGCCTGAGCTTCAACCCGTACACCACCCAGATCGAGCCGCATGACTACATCGCCGAACTGTTCGATGCGATCGCGCGCTTCAACACCATCCTGATCGACTTCGACCGTGACATCTGGGGCTACATTTCCCTGGGTTATTTCAAGCAGCGCACCATCGCCGGCGAAATCGGTTCCTCGACCATGCCGCACAAGGTCAACCCGATCGACTTCGAAAACTCCGAAGGCAACCTGGGCATCGCCAACGCGCTGTTCCAGCACCTGGCGAGCAAACTGCCGATCTCCCGCTGGCAGCGCGACCTGACCGACTCCACCGTGCTGCGCAACCTGGGCGTGGGTTTTGCCCACAGCGTCATCGCCTACGAAGCCAGCCTCAAGGGCATCAGCAAGCTGGAACTGAACGAGCAGAAAATCGCCGCCGACCTGGACGCTTGCTGGGAAGTCCTGGCCGAGCCGATCCAGACCGTGATGCGTCGCTACAACATCGAAAACCCGTACGAAAAACTGAAAGAACTGACCCGTGGCAAGGGCATCAGCCCTGAAGCGTTGCAGACTTTCATCGATGGCCTGGACATGCCTGCCCAAGCCCGCGCCGAGTTGAAAAAGCTCACGCCGGCCAACTACATCGGCAACGCGGCGGCACAAGCCAAGCGCATCTGA
- the hflD gene encoding high frequency lysogenization protein HflD: MTPTQEQLTALGGVFLAAVLVDRIAKTGQATEAGLACMLGSLLVRDPKDTLEVYGGDDLNLREGYRALVGALERDPSALQREPLRYALSMLGLERQLAKRDDLLETIGKRLPQIQSQVEHFGPSHENVIAACGALYQDTLSTLRQRIQVHGDMRNLQQPSNASKIRALLLAGIRSARLWRQLGGHRWQLVVSRRKLLKELYPLMRNE, encoded by the coding sequence ATGACCCCGACCCAGGAGCAACTGACAGCATTGGGCGGCGTGTTTCTCGCCGCCGTGCTGGTGGATCGGATCGCCAAGACCGGCCAGGCCACCGAAGCGGGCCTGGCCTGCATGCTGGGCAGCCTGCTGGTTCGCGACCCCAAGGACACCCTCGAGGTCTACGGTGGCGACGACCTGAACCTGCGCGAAGGCTACCGTGCGCTGGTCGGCGCCCTGGAGCGCGACCCCAGCGCCCTGCAACGCGAACCGCTGCGCTACGCCCTGTCGATGCTGGGCCTTGAGCGTCAGTTGGCCAAGCGTGACGACCTGCTGGAAACCATCGGCAAACGCCTGCCGCAGATCCAATCCCAGGTCGAACACTTCGGCCCGTCCCACGAAAACGTTATTGCCGCTTGCGGCGCGCTGTACCAGGACACCCTGAGCACCCTGCGCCAGCGCATCCAGGTGCATGGCGACATGCGCAACCTGCAGCAACCGAGCAATGCCTCGAAGATCCGCGCCCTGTTGCTGGCTGGTATCCGCTCGGCACGGCTGTGGCGGCAACTGGGCGGCCATCGCTGGCAGTTGGTGGTCAGCCGGCGCAAATTGCTTAAAGAGCTTTACCCGTTGATGCGCAACGAATAA
- the mnmA gene encoding tRNA 2-thiouridine(34) synthase MnmA, which translates to MRDPAPSDTPKKRVIVGMSGGVDSSVSALLLIEQGYEVEGLFMKNWEEDDGTEYCTAMDDLADAQAVCDKIGIKLHTANFAAEYWDNVFEHFLAEYKAGRTPNPDILCNREIKFKAFLDYAMMLGADLIATGHYVRRRDIDGRTELLKGLDPNKDQSYFLHAVGGEQIAKTLFPVGELEKPEVRAIAEKHALATAKKKDSTGICFIGERRFSDFLKQYLPAQPGEIKTTEGEVIGRHHGLMYHTIGQRQGLGIGGLKDAGEEPWYVLIKDLEHNELIVGQGNDHPWLFSRALLASDIYWVNPIDLSEPRRLTAKVRYRQSDQPCTLEKTATGYRAIFDDPQRAVTPGQSVVFYDGEICLGGGVIEVAEPWSSKA; encoded by the coding sequence ATGCGTGATCCAGCCCCTTCTGACACACCCAAGAAACGCGTCATTGTCGGCATGTCCGGCGGCGTGGACTCTTCCGTTTCCGCCCTTCTGCTGATCGAGCAGGGTTACGAAGTGGAAGGCCTGTTCATGAAGAACTGGGAAGAAGACGACGGAACCGAATACTGCACCGCCATGGACGACCTCGCGGACGCCCAAGCCGTGTGCGACAAGATCGGCATCAAGCTGCACACCGCCAACTTTGCCGCCGAGTACTGGGACAACGTGTTCGAACACTTCCTGGCCGAATACAAGGCCGGTCGCACGCCGAACCCGGACATCCTTTGCAACCGCGAAATCAAGTTCAAGGCGTTCCTCGACTACGCCATGATGCTCGGCGCTGACCTGATCGCCACCGGTCACTATGTGCGCCGCCGCGACATCGATGGCCGCACCGAACTGCTCAAGGGCCTGGACCCGAACAAGGACCAGAGCTACTTCCTGCATGCCGTCGGCGGCGAGCAGATCGCCAAGACCCTGTTCCCGGTGGGCGAACTGGAAAAGCCCGAAGTGCGGGCGATTGCCGAGAAACACGCGCTCGCCACCGCCAAGAAGAAAGACTCCACCGGCATTTGCTTTATCGGCGAGCGCCGCTTCAGCGACTTCCTCAAGCAATACCTGCCGGCCCAGCCGGGCGAGATCAAGACCACCGAAGGCGAGGTCATCGGCCGCCACCATGGCCTGATGTACCACACCATCGGCCAGCGCCAGGGCCTGGGCATTGGCGGGCTCAAAGACGCCGGTGAAGAGCCATGGTACGTGCTGATCAAGGACCTGGAGCACAACGAGCTGATCGTCGGCCAGGGCAACGACCATCCATGGCTGTTTTCCCGCGCCCTGCTCGCCTCCGACATCTATTGGGTCAACCCGATCGACCTCAGCGAGCCACGCCGCCTGACGGCCAAGGTTCGCTATCGCCAGAGCGACCAGCCGTGCACCCTGGAAAAAACCGCCACGGGCTACCGAGCCATCTTCGATGATCCGCAGCGAGCGGTCACACCCGGCCAGTCCGTGGTGTTCTATGACGGCGAAATCTGCCTGGGTGGCGGCGTGATCGAAGTCGCAGAACCCTGGAGCAGCAAGGCATGA
- a CDS encoding NUDIX hydrolase: MDWQPHITVATIVEDNGRFLMVEESKGGRAVLNQPAGHLDPDETLIEAAVRETLEETGWDVEPTSVVGIYLYTAPSNGVTYQRVCFAAKALNHHPDYQLDDGILGAKWLSRDELLEQRDRWRSELIIRCIDDYLAGHCHSLALIRPSL; the protein is encoded by the coding sequence ATGGATTGGCAACCCCACATCACCGTCGCCACCATCGTCGAAGACAACGGCCGCTTCCTGATGGTGGAAGAATCCAAGGGCGGGCGCGCGGTGCTCAACCAGCCCGCCGGGCACCTGGACCCGGACGAAACGCTGATTGAAGCCGCCGTGCGCGAAACCCTGGAAGAAACCGGCTGGGACGTCGAACCCACCAGCGTGGTGGGCATTTACCTGTACACCGCCCCCAGCAACGGCGTGACCTACCAGCGGGTCTGTTTCGCTGCCAAGGCCTTGAACCATCACCCTGACTATCAACTGGACGACGGCATCCTCGGCGCCAAGTGGCTAAGCCGCGACGAACTGCTGGAACAGCGCGACCGCTGGCGCAGCGAGCTGATCATCCGCTGCATTGACGATTATCTGGCCGGCCATTGCCACAGTCTTGCGCTGATCCGCCCTTCTCTTTAG
- a CDS encoding NADP-dependent isocitrate dehydrogenase, producing the protein MPTRSKIIYTFTDEAPALATYSLLPIVEAFTASADIAVETRDISLAGRILASFPEQLGDKAVADHLAELGDLAVTPEANIIKLPNISASVPQLQAAIKELQAQGYALPDYPETVTSEADKEAKARYDKIKGSAVNPVLREGNSDRRAPLSVKNYARKHPHKMGAWAADSKSHVAHMSTGDFYGSEKAALIDAAGSVKIELIAQDGTATVLKEKTTVQAGEILDCAVMSKNALRDFIAAEIEDAKQKGVLLSVHLKATMMKVSDPIMFGQIVAEFYKEALAKHAQVLEQIGFNLNNGIGDLYARIKALPAEQQAQIEADIQAVYAARPSLAMVNSDKGITNLHVPSDVIVDASMPAMIRDSGKMWGTDGQLHDTKAVIPDRCYATIYQAVIEDCKQHGAFDPTTMGSVPNVGLMAKKAEEYGSHDKTFQIKANGVVRVSDNTGRTLLEQNVEAGDIFRMCQTKDAPIQDWVKLAVNRARASSTPAIFWLDPMRAHDGVVIEKVQTYLKDYDTAGLDIRIMSPVDAMKFTLARTREGKDTISVTGNVLRDYLTDLFPIMELGTSAKMLSIVPLMNGGGLFETGAGGSAPKHVQQLLEENFLRWDSLGEFLALAASLEHLGVTYNNPKALVLAKTLDQATGEFLDRNKSPSRKVGGIDNRGSHFYLTLFWAQALAAQNDDAALKAQFASLAKTLTDNEEKIVAELNAVQGKPVDIGGYYFANPELTSKAMRPSNTFNAAIAALV; encoded by the coding sequence ATGCCCACCCGCTCGAAGATCATCTATACCTTCACCGACGAAGCGCCCGCCCTCGCCACCTATTCGCTGCTGCCGATTGTCGAAGCCTTTACCGCTTCGGCCGATATCGCCGTGGAAACCCGCGATATCTCCCTCGCAGGGCGCATCCTGGCCAGCTTCCCCGAGCAACTGGGTGACAAAGCCGTAGCCGACCACCTCGCCGAACTGGGCGACCTGGCCGTTACGCCTGAAGCCAACATCATCAAGCTGCCGAACATCAGCGCCTCGGTGCCGCAACTGCAGGCCGCGATCAAGGAATTGCAGGCCCAGGGCTACGCACTGCCGGACTACCCTGAGACCGTGACCAGCGAAGCCGATAAAGAAGCCAAGGCCCGTTACGACAAAATCAAGGGCAGCGCCGTTAACCCGGTCCTGCGCGAAGGCAACTCCGACCGCCGCGCACCGCTGTCGGTCAAGAACTACGCACGCAAGCACCCGCACAAAATGGGCGCCTGGGCCGCGGACTCCAAGTCCCACGTAGCCCACATGAGCACCGGCGATTTCTACGGCAGCGAGAAAGCCGCGCTGATCGACGCCGCGGGCAGCGTGAAAATCGAGCTGATCGCTCAGGATGGCACCGCCACCGTCCTGAAAGAAAAAACCACCGTACAAGCCGGTGAGATCCTCGACTGCGCCGTGATGAGCAAAAACGCCCTGCGCGACTTCATCGCTGCCGAAATCGAAGACGCCAAGCAAAAAGGCGTGCTGCTGTCGGTTCACCTCAAGGCCACCATGATGAAGGTCTCCGACCCGATCATGTTCGGCCAGATCGTCGCCGAGTTCTATAAAGAGGCCCTGGCCAAGCACGCACAAGTGCTCGAGCAGATCGGCTTCAACCTGAACAACGGCATCGGCGACCTGTACGCCCGCATCAAGGCCCTGCCGGCCGAGCAGCAGGCGCAGATCGAAGCCGACATCCAGGCGGTCTACGCGGCGCGTCCATCCCTGGCGATGGTCAACTCCGACAAAGGCATCACCAACCTGCACGTACCGAGCGACGTGATCGTCGACGCCTCGATGCCGGCCATGATCCGTGACTCCGGCAAAATGTGGGGCACCGATGGCCAGCTGCACGACACCAAGGCCGTGATCCCGGACCGCTGCTACGCCACCATCTACCAGGCGGTGATCGAAGACTGCAAGCAACACGGCGCCTTCGACCCGACCACCATGGGCAGCGTGCCGAACGTCGGCCTGATGGCCAAGAAAGCCGAAGAATACGGCTCCCACGACAAGACCTTCCAGATCAAGGCCAACGGCGTGGTCCGCGTTTCGGACAACACCGGTCGCACCTTGCTGGAGCAGAACGTCGAAGCTGGCGACATCTTCCGCATGTGCCAGACCAAGGACGCGCCGATCCAGGATTGGGTCAAGCTGGCCGTCAACCGTGCCCGCGCCAGCAGCACCCCGGCGATTTTCTGGCTGGATCCGATGCGCGCCCATGACGGCGTGGTGATCGAGAAGGTCCAGACTTACCTGAAGGACTACGACACCGCCGGCCTGGACATCCGCATCATGTCGCCGGTCGACGCGATGAAGTTCACCTTGGCCCGCACCCGCGAAGGCAAGGACACCATTTCGGTGACCGGCAACGTCCTGCGCGACTACCTGACCGACCTGTTCCCGATCATGGAACTGGGCACCAGCGCCAAGATGCTGTCCATCGTGCCGCTGATGAACGGCGGCGGCCTGTTCGAAACCGGCGCGGGTGGTTCGGCTCCCAAGCACGTCCAGCAACTGCTGGAAGAGAACTTCCTGCGCTGGGATTCCCTGGGCGAGTTCCTGGCCCTGGCCGCTTCCCTCGAACACCTGGGCGTGACCTACAACAACCCGAAGGCGCTGGTACTGGCCAAGACCCTGGATCAAGCCACTGGCGAGTTCCTGGACCGTAACAAATCGCCTTCGCGCAAAGTCGGCGGCATCGACAACCGCGGCAGCCACTTCTACCTGACCCTGTTCTGGGCCCAGGCACTGGCCGCTCAAAACGACGACGCAGCCCTCAAGGCTCAGTTCGCCTCCCTGGCCAAGACGCTGACCGACAACGAAGAAAAAATCGTTGCCGAACTCAACGCCGTCCAAGGCAAGCCAGTGGACATCGGCGGTTACTACTTCGCCAATCCGGAGCTGACCAGCAAGGCCATGCGCCCGAGCAACACCTTCAACGCGGCGATTGCTGCGCTGGTGTAA
- the icd gene encoding NADP-dependent isocitrate dehydrogenase, which produces MGYQKIQVPAVGDKITVNADHSLNVPDNPIIPFIEGDGIGVDISPVMIKVVDAAVQKAYGGKRKISWMEVYAGEKATQVYDQDTWLPQETLDAVKDYVVSIKGPLTTPVGGGIRSLNVALRQQLDLYVCLRPVRWFEGVPSPVKKPGDVDMTIFRENSEDIYAGIEWKAGSPEATKVIKFLKEEMGVTKIRFDQDCGIGVKPVSKQGTKRLARKALQYVVDNDRDSLTIVHKGNIMKFTEGAFKEWAYEVAAEEFGATLLDGGPWMQFKNPRTGKNVIVKDAIADAMLQQILLRPAEYDVIATLNLNGDYLSDALAAEVGGIGIAPGANLSDTVAMFEATHGTAPKYAGKDQVNPGSLILSAEMMLRHMGWTEAADLIIKGTNGAISAKTVTYDFERLMEGATLMSSSGFGEALISHM; this is translated from the coding sequence ATGGGGTATCAAAAGATTCAGGTTCCAGCCGTCGGTGACAAAATCACCGTCAATGCAGACCATTCTCTTAATGTTCCCGACAACCCGATCATCCCCTTCATCGAAGGCGACGGCATTGGCGTCGATATCAGTCCGGTCATGATCAAGGTTGTGGACGCTGCGGTTCAGAAGGCCTATGGCGGCAAGCGCAAGATTTCCTGGATGGAAGTCTATGCGGGTGAGAAAGCGACTCAGGTTTACGACCAGGACACCTGGCTCCCCCAGGAAACCCTGGACGCGGTCAAGGATTACGTGGTTTCCATCAAGGGCCCGCTGACCACGCCGGTCGGTGGTGGCATCCGTTCGTTGAACGTGGCCCTGCGTCAGCAGCTTGATCTGTATGTATGCCTGCGTCCGGTACGCTGGTTCGAAGGTGTACCGAGCCCGGTCAAGAAGCCTGGCGACGTAGACATGACGATCTTTCGCGAGAACTCCGAAGACATCTACGCCGGTATCGAGTGGAAGGCCGGTTCGCCTGAGGCGACCAAGGTCATCAAGTTCCTGAAAGAAGAAATGGGTGTGACCAAGATCCGTTTCGACCAGGACTGCGGCATTGGCGTCAAGCCGGTCTCCAAGCAGGGCACCAAGCGCCTGGCTCGCAAGGCTTTGCAATACGTTGTCGACAACGATCGTGATTCGCTGACCATCGTGCACAAAGGCAACATCATGAAATTCACCGAAGGTGCCTTCAAGGAGTGGGCCTACGAAGTGGCGGCCGAGGAATTCGGTGCGACCTTGCTCGACGGCGGGCCTTGGATGCAATTCAAGAACCCGCGGACCGGCAAGAATGTCATCGTCAAGGACGCTATTGCCGACGCCATGCTCCAGCAGATCCTGCTGCGTCCGGCCGAATATGACGTGATCGCGACGCTGAACCTCAACGGCGACTACCTCTCCGACGCCCTGGCGGCGGAAGTCGGCGGTATCGGTATTGCGCCAGGTGCCAACCTGTCCGACACCGTGGCCATGTTCGAAGCCACCCACGGTACCGCGCCTAAATACGCTGGGAAGGATCAGGTCAACCCGGGGTCGTTGATCCTGTCGGCTGAAATGATGCTGCGCCACATGGGGTGGACCGAAGCGGCCGACCTGATCATCAAGGGCACCAACGGCGCGATTTCGGCCAAGACCGTGACCTATGACTTCGAACGCCTGATGGAAGGCGCCACGCTGATGTCGTCCTCGGGCTTCGGCGAAGCACTGATCTCGCACATGTAA
- a CDS encoding cold shock domain-containing protein, with translation MSVVKMSGKVKWFNNTKGYGFIIAAGRDDEDLFAHYSAINMDGYKTLKAGQPVRFEVIQGPKGLHAVNIEVVSIEDATSPVSAQVTETH, from the coding sequence ATGTCGGTCGTCAAGATGAGTGGCAAGGTGAAATGGTTCAACAATACCAAGGGTTACGGTTTCATTATCGCGGCCGGCAGGGACGATGAAGACCTTTTCGCCCATTACTCGGCAATCAACATGGATGGCTATAAAACCCTGAAGGCCGGACAGCCTGTGAGATTTGAAGTCATCCAGGGACCCAAGGGCCTGCATGCCGTCAACATCGAGGTGGTCAGCATCGAAGACGCAACCTCCCCCGTCAGCGCCCAGGTCACCGAGACCCACTGA
- the clpS gene encoding ATP-dependent Clp protease adapter ClpS, which yields MHAISQIRLTFNQDRPDLHDDDSAGIAVQEAKPALQAPPMYKVVLFNDDYTPMDFVVEVLEVFFNLNRELATKVMLAVHTEGRAVCGVFTRDIAETKAMQVNQYARESQHPLLCEIEKDG from the coding sequence ATGCATGCAATCAGCCAGATTCGACTAACATTCAATCAGGATCGCCCGGATCTACATGACGACGATTCCGCAGGCATTGCTGTTCAGGAAGCAAAGCCCGCATTACAGGCGCCACCGATGTACAAGGTGGTTTTGTTCAACGATGACTACACACCGATGGATTTCGTCGTCGAAGTGCTCGAGGTGTTTTTTAACCTGAATCGCGAGCTGGCGACCAAGGTCATGCTGGCCGTCCATACAGAGGGACGGGCAGTATGTGGAGTGTTTACCCGCGACATCGCCGAGACGAAGGCAATGCAGGTCAACCAGTACGCCCGGGAAAGCCAGCATCCGCTACTCTGTGAAATCGAGAAGGACGGTTAA